In uncultured Bacteroides sp., one genomic interval encodes:
- a CDS encoding DUF4783 domain-containing protein, translating to MKKLILFMLSAVVFCTAFAQLQDSVGFTSAFKRGSAQDLLPFLGDQVVVIIKDNPQKFKKVEAQKAMAGFFSANKVTGFLVNHQGNRDESGFIVGTLNTVNGSFRVNCFFKKSDNNSSLIHQIRIVKTNE from the coding sequence ATGAAAAAACTAATCCTTTTTATGTTATCGGCAGTTGTATTCTGTACTGCTTTTGCTCAGCTACAAGACTCTGTTGGTTTTACATCTGCATTTAAAAGAGGCAGCGCGCAGGATTTACTCCCGTTTTTAGGTGATCAGGTGGTAGTAATTATTAAAGATAATCCTCAGAAATTTAAAAAAGTTGAGGCTCAAAAAGCCATGGCTGGTTTCTTCTCAGCAAATAAAGTTACCGGATTTCTAGTCAATCATCAGGGAAACCGAGATGAATCGGGTTTTATTGTTGGCACACTGAATACAGTAAATGGCTCATTCCGGGTAAATTGTTTTTTTAAGAAGAGCGATAATAACTCATCGTTAATTCATCAAATTAGAATAGTTAAAACAAATGAATGA